One part of the Streptomyces sp. NBC_00286 genome encodes these proteins:
- a CDS encoding glycoside hydrolase family 3 protein: MLAPPRVPGPSPEGAHVYERTRKSGTSRRTLLAVTAGTAAAVAVGQTDARADSADRRLSALISRMTLEEKVGQLFVMRVYGHSATAPDQADIDANLEEIGVRTAAELIAKYHVGGIIYFAWAHNTRDPHQMADLSNGIQRASLGKPRGLPVLISTDQEHGIVARVGKPATLLPGAMALGAGGSRSDARRAGQIGGAELRAMGIRQDYAPVADVNVNPANPVIGVRSFGADPRAVAALVAAQVKGYQSASVAATAKHFPGHGDTETDSHYGFPVIEHTEAQWAELDAPPFRAAIAAGIDSIMTAHIMVPALDPSGDPATLSRPILTGILRERLGFDGVVVTDSLGMEGVRTKYGDDRVPVLALKAGVDQLLNPPKLDLAWNAVLAAVRGGELTEARLDESILRVLRLKAKLGLLKDPYVSRRGVDRVVGIPAHLRAADKIADGTTTLLVNSGGLLPLSRRTHRKVLVVGADPASPSGSTGPPTTVLAGALTELGFTATALSTGTAPSAAAIAQAVAAARDADAVVVGTYNVTATSSQKTLVGELLATGRPVVAVAIRNPYDVAQLAAVKAYLATYSWTDVELRAAARVIAGRIEPAGRLPVPVQRADDPDRVLYPIGHGWSY; the protein is encoded by the coding sequence ATGCTCGCCCCTCCACGGGTCCCTGGGCCCTCTCCGGAAGGAGCGCACGTGTACGAACGTACGAGGAAGTCCGGTACCTCCAGACGTACGCTGCTTGCCGTCACGGCGGGCACCGCGGCGGCCGTCGCGGTCGGTCAGACCGACGCCCGGGCGGACAGCGCCGACCGGCGACTGAGCGCCCTCATCTCCCGTATGACTCTCGAAGAGAAGGTCGGGCAGCTCTTCGTGATGCGGGTGTACGGGCATTCAGCGACCGCGCCCGACCAGGCCGACATCGACGCGAATCTCGAGGAGATCGGCGTACGGACAGCCGCCGAGCTGATCGCCAAGTACCACGTGGGCGGGATCATCTACTTCGCCTGGGCGCACAACACCCGTGATCCGCACCAGATGGCGGATCTGAGCAATGGGATCCAGCGGGCCTCGCTCGGGAAGCCCCGTGGACTGCCCGTTCTCATCTCCACCGACCAGGAGCACGGCATCGTCGCCCGCGTGGGCAAGCCCGCGACCCTCCTCCCGGGTGCGATGGCGCTCGGCGCCGGTGGGTCTCGGTCGGATGCCCGTCGAGCCGGGCAGATCGGCGGGGCCGAGCTGCGCGCCATGGGTATCCGGCAGGACTACGCACCGGTCGCCGACGTGAACGTGAACCCGGCCAACCCGGTCATCGGCGTACGTTCCTTCGGCGCCGATCCGCGGGCCGTGGCCGCTCTCGTCGCCGCTCAGGTGAAGGGCTACCAGAGCGCCTCGGTGGCCGCCACGGCCAAGCACTTCCCTGGCCACGGCGACACCGAGACCGACAGCCACTACGGGTTCCCGGTCATCGAGCACACCGAGGCACAGTGGGCCGAGCTGGACGCGCCGCCCTTCCGGGCCGCGATCGCCGCCGGGATCGACTCGATCATGACCGCGCACATCATGGTTCCGGCGCTCGATCCCTCCGGCGACCCGGCCACGCTCTCCCGCCCGATCCTCACCGGCATCCTGCGCGAACGGCTCGGCTTCGACGGGGTGGTGGTGACCGACTCGCTCGGCATGGAGGGCGTCCGCACGAAGTACGGCGACGACCGCGTGCCGGTGCTCGCGCTCAAGGCCGGTGTCGACCAGCTCCTCAACCCGCCGAAGCTGGACCTCGCCTGGAACGCCGTCCTGGCGGCCGTACGCGGCGGCGAGCTGACCGAGGCCCGCCTCGACGAGTCGATCCTGCGCGTGCTGCGGCTGAAGGCGAAGCTGGGGCTGCTGAAGGATCCGTACGTCTCCCGCCGTGGTGTCGACCGCGTCGTCGGCATCCCGGCGCATCTCAGGGCGGCCGACAAGATCGCCGACGGTACGACGACGCTGCTGGTCAACTCGGGGGGCCTGTTGCCGCTTTCGCGCCGTACGCATCGCAAAGTGCTCGTCGTCGGCGCCGATCCCGCCTCGCCGTCCGGGTCCACCGGGCCGCCGACGACCGTCCTCGCGGGCGCACTCACGGAGCTGGGCTTCACCGCCACCGCGCTCTCCACCGGTACGGCACCCTCCGCGGCTGCCATCGCGCAGGCCGTGGCGGCGGCGCGGGACGCGGACGCGGTGGTCGTCGGCACGTACAACGTCACGGCGACCAGCTCGCAGAAGACCCTCGTCGGCGAGCTTCTCGCGACCGGCCGCCCGGTGGTCGCGGTGGCCATCCGCAACCCGTACGACGTCGCCCAACTGGCCGCAGTCAAGGCCTACTTGGCGACGTACTCCTGGACCGACGTCGAGCTGCGCGCCGCGGCCCGGGTGATCGCGGGACGCATCGAACCGGCGGGCAGGCTGCCGGTGCCCGTGCAGCGGGCGGACGATCCGGATCGGGTGCTGTATCCGATCGGGCACGGGTGGAGTTACTAG
- a CDS encoding sugar phosphate isomerase/epimerase family protein, translated as MKLAFSTLGVPGLPIPDVVRLAATHGYHGVELRAHPEEPVHPGIDLSRRADVAAEFKAAGVEILGLAGYARVAAPGEDGPVLQDIRELLELARDLGAPYIRVFPGGGTDQSPEEADATAARRLGTAAEYAADLGVRILLETHDSHRTGADAIRVLGLVGHPRVGALWDVMHTWLGGEQPGSTYVALSPYLGYVQVKDIASSDDTTPLPLGSGVLPLTECVELLSREGWDGWLCWEYEKRWYDSAAPLEGLLGAGREHLSRLLNESA; from the coding sequence CCCGGACTCCCCATCCCCGACGTGGTACGGCTCGCGGCCACCCACGGCTACCACGGCGTCGAGCTACGCGCGCACCCCGAGGAGCCGGTCCACCCCGGCATAGACCTGAGCCGAAGGGCCGACGTGGCCGCCGAGTTCAAGGCGGCCGGCGTCGAGATCCTGGGCCTAGCGGGATACGCGCGCGTGGCCGCACCCGGCGAGGACGGCCCCGTACTCCAGGACATCCGCGAACTCCTCGAGCTGGCCCGCGACTTGGGCGCCCCCTACATCCGCGTCTTCCCCGGCGGCGGCACCGACCAGAGCCCCGAGGAAGCCGACGCGACGGCCGCGCGACGCCTGGGCACAGCAGCGGAGTACGCCGCCGATCTCGGCGTACGCATCCTCCTGGAGACCCACGACTCCCACCGCACCGGCGCGGACGCGATCCGCGTCCTCGGCCTCGTCGGCCACCCCCGCGTCGGCGCCCTCTGGGACGTCATGCACACCTGGCTAGGCGGCGAACAACCCGGCTCCACGTACGTCGCCCTCTCCCCCTACCTCGGCTACGTCCAGGTCAAGGACATCGCCTCATCCGACGACACCACCCCGCTACCGCTCGGCTCGGGCGTCCTCCCCCTCACCGAGTGCGTGGAACTCCTCTCCCGCGAGGGCTGGGACGGCTGGCTGTGCTGGGAGTACGAAAAGCGCTGGTACGACTCGGCCGCGCCGCTGGAGGGGCTGCTGGGGGCGGGCCGGGAGCACCTTTCCCGGTTGCTGAACGAGTCAGCGTAA